In Caproicibacterium amylolyticum, a genomic segment contains:
- a CDS encoding DUF421 domain-containing protein, which yields MGKRQISELQTSELVVTLLISNIAAIPMQDSGQPLVSGVLPIAVLIVCELFASWFMMKSSKFRRMVCGKPVIIILNGIVQQQEMKKLRLTTEDLFEELREKDVFSLKDVAYAIVETNGRISIIKKPDREQPTAGMLGVAVPNSGIEAVVISDGVISNASLQLCGKSQKWLEETLRDQNINVSDIFIMTANTNGDYQIIPREATV from the coding sequence ATGGGAAAACGACAGATCAGCGAGCTGCAAACCAGCGAGTTAGTTGTAACCCTGCTAATTTCCAACATTGCGGCAATTCCTATGCAGGATAGCGGCCAGCCGCTGGTCAGCGGTGTTCTGCCTATTGCGGTGCTGATTGTCTGCGAACTTTTTGCTTCATGGTTTATGATGAAGAGCAGCAAATTCCGCAGGATGGTCTGCGGCAAACCAGTCATTATTATTTTGAACGGCATTGTGCAGCAGCAGGAAATGAAAAAGTTGCGTCTGACTACAGAAGATTTATTTGAAGAACTGCGGGAAAAAGACGTATTTTCACTAAAAGACGTTGCATATGCCATTGTGGAAACCAATGGGCGCATCAGCATCATCAAAAAGCCGGACCGGGAACAGCCAACCGCCGGTATGCTGGGGGTGGCTGTTCCAAACAGCGGAATTGAAGCCGTTGTGATAAGTGACGGCGTCATCAGCAACGCATCGCTCCAATTGTGCGGAAAAAGTCAAAAATGGCTGGAAGAAACCCTTCGGGACCAAAACATCAATGTTTCGGATATTTTTATAATGACTGCCAACACAAACGGAGATTATCAAATCATTCCAAGGGAGGCAACTGTATGA
- a CDS encoding DUF4363 family protein — translation MKRMTAAFVLLAASIALCISGSCVTENLTNHLASTLGAAKNAAQKNDRAAAYQLSVQAGQDWENAHQVLCTFQPHSRLETVDQTLAILPDLAKCESLEQFAGECARGQMLAQNLQEGELPLIQNIL, via the coding sequence ATGAAACGAATGACAGCAGCATTCGTACTGTTGGCGGCTTCCATTGCACTCTGCATTAGCGGCAGCTGCGTAACAGAAAATTTGACAAACCATTTGGCTTCGACACTTGGTGCTGCCAAGAACGCAGCTCAGAAAAATGACCGTGCAGCTGCCTACCAGTTAAGTGTGCAAGCCGGGCAGGATTGGGAAAACGCCCATCAGGTACTTTGCACTTTTCAGCCGCACAGCCGTTTGGAAACTGTAGATCAGACTTTGGCAATTCTCCCTGACCTTGCGAAGTGCGAAAGTTTAGAGCAATTTGCAGGTGAATGTGCTCGTGGGCAGATGCTGGCTCAAAACCTGCAGGAAGGCGAACTGCCGCTGATACAAAATATTCTGTAA
- the nrdR gene encoding transcriptional regulator NrdR: MKCPFCGHEESKVIDSRPTDEGERIRRRRECLKCGKRFTTYEVIETVPVIVIKKDKSREAFDRDKLLRGLLRACEKRPVSLVTLEHLVDEIEVSLQNSLDREVESSKIGEYAMEKLKHIDEVAYVRFASVYRQFQDINTFMDELNEIIQARQKSSSEK; the protein is encoded by the coding sequence ATGAAATGTCCTTTTTGCGGCCACGAGGAAAGCAAGGTCATTGATTCGCGCCCAACAGACGAGGGAGAGCGCATTCGCCGCCGACGCGAGTGCCTGAAATGTGGCAAGCGCTTTACTACTTATGAAGTCATTGAAACTGTTCCGGTCATTGTAATTAAGAAAGATAAATCCCGAGAAGCTTTTGACCGGGATAAGTTGCTGCGCGGCCTGCTGCGTGCCTGCGAAAAGCGCCCGGTGTCGCTGGTTACGCTGGAACATTTGGTGGACGAAATTGAAGTCAGCCTGCAAAACTCACTGGACAGGGAAGTAGAGTCCTCTAAAATTGGCGAATATGCTATGGAAAAGCTCAAGCACATTGACGAGGTAGCTTATGTTCGGTTTGCGTCCGTTTATCGGCAGTTTCAGGACATTAACACATTTATGGATGAGCTAAATGAAATTATTCAGGCACGGCAGAAATCATCTTCTGAAAAATAA
- a CDS encoding sugar phosphate isomerase/epimerase family protein gives MKIGISTACLYPALLEKSLAKLLKLGFRHFEFFINTFSELEPSYVKSLAHMLQEYHATVKSVHPFTSGYESLLLFSGYERRFEDTLEFYKHYFEAADLLGAKLLVLHGQRIEKQGDMPEEGYFEHYHRLLETGRAFGISTAQENVDKFRSSEPNFLRRMRAYLHNDCAFVLDVKQSVRAGHSPFETCTAMGERLVHVHINDNKPGKTCLLPGCGEMDYARLMQQLAEQNFSGDCIIEVYRGNFDDPAELLQAKQVMEHFQRQFHKLTAINPVFAGKPFNMI, from the coding sequence TTGAAAATCGGAATTTCCACAGCGTGCCTTTACCCGGCACTGCTCGAAAAGAGTCTTGCCAAACTGCTGAAACTTGGTTTTCGGCATTTTGAATTTTTCATCAACACATTTAGTGAGCTAGAACCTAGCTATGTAAAAAGTCTTGCACACATGCTACAGGAGTACCACGCGACTGTCAAAAGCGTGCATCCCTTTACTTCCGGTTATGAGAGCCTGCTGCTGTTTTCCGGTTATGAGCGACGCTTTGAAGATACACTGGAGTTTTACAAGCATTATTTTGAAGCAGCAGATTTATTGGGTGCAAAGCTGCTGGTGCTGCATGGTCAGCGAATTGAGAAACAGGGTGATATGCCCGAAGAAGGTTATTTCGAGCACTATCACCGTCTGCTGGAAACTGGGCGGGCTTTCGGCATTTCAACTGCTCAGGAAAACGTTGATAAGTTCCGAAGCAGTGAACCAAATTTCCTGCGCAGGATGCGTGCTTACCTGCATAACGACTGTGCGTTCGTACTGGATGTCAAGCAATCGGTCCGTGCGGGACACAGTCCGTTTGAAACCTGTACTGCGATGGGGGAGCGGCTGGTTCACGTCCACATTAACGATAACAAACCGGGTAAGACCTGCCTGCTGCCCGGCTGTGGGGAAATGGACTATGCACGGCTTATGCAGCAGCTTGCAGAGCAGAATTTTTCAGGTGACTGTATAATTGAGGTGTACCGCGGTAATTTTGATGACCCTGCCGAACTGCTGCAGGCAAAGCAGGTAATGGAGCATTTTCAGCGTCAGTTTCACAAACTGACTGCCATAAATCCAGTGTTTGCAGGCAAACCTTTCAATATGATATAA
- a CDS encoding asparaginase, with amino-acid sequence MKKILLIATGGTIASRKTEDGLVPQLTPEVLLSYVPEAANFCKTDTLQVLNIDSTNIQPQHWLLIAHIIQEHYEVYDGFVVCHGTDTMAYTAAALSYLIQEPDKPIVITGSQRPIDMDVTDAKTNLMDSLRWASAGEPGVCIVFGGRVIAGTRARKSRSKSYNAFSSINFPELAVIRDDRIVRYIHDASSQGVKFSAALNTNVSALKLTPGLPAEAFLAVGRLCDGLIIESYGVGGVPEIYNEALAELSHIGKVIVVATQVPHEGSDMAVYQVGHLAKERFGLLETYDMTLESTVTKLMWVLAQAHEPKEVRKLFYCTVNHDILWVN; translated from the coding sequence ATGAAAAAAATTCTGCTGATTGCAACCGGAGGTACTATTGCTTCCCGTAAAACTGAAGACGGTTTGGTTCCGCAGCTGACACCGGAGGTGCTGCTTTCCTATGTACCGGAAGCAGCAAATTTTTGTAAGACGGATACGCTGCAGGTACTCAACATTGACAGCACTAATATTCAGCCACAGCACTGGCTGCTGATTGCGCATATAATTCAGGAACATTATGAAGTATATGACGGCTTTGTCGTTTGTCATGGAACCGACACTATGGCGTATACTGCTGCGGCGCTGTCCTATTTGATTCAGGAACCGGATAAGCCAATCGTTATCACAGGTTCGCAAAGACCAATCGATATGGATGTAACAGATGCCAAAACAAATCTAATGGACAGCCTGCGCTGGGCAAGTGCGGGGGAGCCAGGGGTATGCATTGTTTTTGGCGGCCGGGTAATTGCCGGCACCAGAGCGCGAAAGAGCCGTTCCAAAAGCTACAATGCGTTTTCCAGTATCAATTTCCCGGAACTGGCGGTAATACGAGATGACCGCATTGTGCGGTACATACATGATGCATCGTCACAGGGTGTGAAATTTTCAGCAGCACTTAACACCAATGTTTCTGCTTTGAAGCTGACACCCGGCCTGCCGGCAGAAGCCTTTTTAGCGGTGGGACGGCTGTGTGATGGACTGATTATAGAAAGCTACGGCGTGGGCGGTGTGCCGGAAATCTACAATGAAGCACTTGCGGAACTTTCTCATATAGGAAAAGTAATCGTTGTGGCCACGCAAGTACCGCATGAGGGCAGTGACATGGCAGTCTATCAGGTGGGACATCTGGCAAAAGAGCGTTTTGGCCTTTTGGAAACGTATGATATGACACTGGAGTCAACAGTAACAAAGCTGATGTGGGTTCTAGCACAGGCGCATGAGCCGAAAGAGGTGCGGAAGCTGTTTTACTGCACGGTCAATCACGATATTTTATGGGTCAATTAA
- the abc-f gene encoding ribosomal protection-like ABC-F family protein, which yields MALLSTSNLEKSFGTDVIFHGVSFEVQQSDRIGLVGVNGSGKTTLFKTITGEYTPDGGNIYQAKSTVLGYMEQHVCKDLDRTAYAEVLTVFSNLLNMEKELNELNNEISAHPTDQLIERQILLNDQFVQLGGLTCRARARSALLGLGFTDEQMGQVVGVLSGGQKAKLQLAKMLLSGANLLLLDEPTNHLDIQSVEWLEDFLRSWNGAFIVISHDRYFLDRLCGRIFEMGNGHLTTYKGNYTAFQEQKDLAELSAQRQYDNTQHEIKRMEDMVTQLRRWNREKSIRKAESKEKAIAKLESTLVVPEARQETMHFQFPVAQRSGNDVLKVENLALAFEGRILFQNVDLELHRSERVFLLGPNGCGKTSLFKTLLGQYEQMEGKVKFGANIDLGYYDQLQTGLHMEKRVIDEIWDTYPHMTETEVRSALAIFLFHGEDVFKPVAALSGGERARVLLLRLMLSKANFLLLDEPTNHLDIASSEALEAALQSYEGTLFIVSHDRYLINKLADRIYWLTPEGAVSYIGSYDSFLEQRKAQQAKNQETQQQEQPKENTYQQRKAQQAVLRKQKARLHRVEDRIEELESLTNILNDQLSNPELASDFEKAMELTQQLETARKESDNLLEEWEKLSQAVEESTAPSAEK from the coding sequence ATGGCATTACTCAGTACCAGCAATCTGGAAAAGAGCTTTGGCACCGACGTTATTTTTCATGGTGTATCCTTTGAGGTACAGCAAAGTGACCGTATTGGCTTGGTCGGTGTGAACGGCTCTGGAAAAACCACCCTGTTCAAAACTATAACAGGTGAATACACGCCGGATGGGGGAAACATTTATCAGGCAAAAAGCACGGTGCTCGGCTATATGGAGCAGCACGTCTGCAAAGATCTTGACCGCACCGCTTACGCGGAAGTGCTTACAGTCTTTTCTAATCTGCTCAATATGGAAAAAGAACTGAATGAACTCAATAATGAAATTTCAGCACACCCAACAGATCAGCTGATTGAACGGCAGATACTTCTAAATGACCAGTTTGTACAGCTTGGCGGCCTTACCTGCCGAGCACGCGCACGCAGCGCTCTACTTGGCCTTGGCTTTACTGATGAACAGATGGGGCAGGTTGTCGGCGTATTAAGCGGCGGACAAAAAGCAAAATTGCAGCTTGCCAAGATGCTGCTTTCCGGTGCAAACCTTCTGCTTTTGGATGAACCGACCAACCATTTAGACATTCAAAGTGTGGAGTGGCTGGAGGACTTTCTGCGCAGTTGGAATGGTGCCTTTATTGTTATCTCCCATGACCGGTACTTTCTGGACAGACTGTGCGGACGCATTTTTGAAATGGGAAACGGTCATTTGACTACCTACAAAGGCAATTATACTGCTTTTCAGGAACAAAAAGACCTAGCTGAACTTTCTGCACAACGTCAATATGACAACACCCAGCACGAAATCAAGCGCATGGAAGACATGGTTACACAGCTTCGCCGGTGGAACCGAGAAAAAAGCATCCGCAAAGCTGAAAGTAAGGAAAAAGCGATTGCTAAATTGGAAAGCACCCTCGTTGTTCCGGAAGCAAGGCAGGAAACAATGCACTTTCAATTTCCTGTTGCACAGCGCAGTGGTAATGACGTGTTAAAAGTGGAAAATCTTGCGCTCGCTTTTGAGGGACGCATCTTGTTCCAAAATGTCGATTTAGAGTTGCACCGCAGTGAACGCGTATTTCTGCTTGGCCCCAATGGCTGCGGGAAAACCTCCTTATTTAAAACGCTGCTCGGACAATATGAGCAGATGGAAGGCAAAGTAAAGTTTGGCGCAAATATCGATTTGGGATACTACGACCAGCTTCAAACTGGCCTGCACATGGAAAAACGTGTGATAGATGAAATTTGGGACACCTACCCGCACATGACTGAAACAGAAGTACGTTCTGCGTTAGCAATTTTCCTTTTTCACGGCGAAGATGTTTTTAAACCAGTAGCTGCACTTTCCGGCGGTGAGCGTGCGCGCGTTCTGCTGCTGCGCCTGATGCTCAGCAAGGCGAATTTTCTGCTGCTGGATGAACCGACTAACCATTTGGATATCGCCTCGAGTGAAGCATTAGAGGCCGCACTGCAAAGTTATGAAGGCACTCTCTTTATTGTTTCGCATGACCGGTACCTAATTAACAAACTCGCGGACCGCATTTACTGGCTTACACCGGAAGGTGCTGTTTCCTATATTGGCAGCTACGATAGCTTTTTGGAACAGCGTAAAGCACAGCAGGCGAAAAATCAGGAAACACAACAGCAGGAGCAGCCGAAAGAAAATACGTACCAGCAGCGTAAGGCACAGCAAGCCGTCCTGCGCAAACAAAAAGCCCGCCTGCACCGTGTAGAGGACCGCATTGAAGAACTGGAAAGCCTAACAAACATTTTGAATGATCAGCTCTCCAATCCGGAACTTGCAAGCGACTTCGAAAAAGCCATGGAACTGACGCAACAATTGGAAACCGCCCGCAAGGAAAGCGACAACCTGTTGGAAGAATGGGAAAAGCTTTCACAGGCTGTCGAGGAAAGCACCGCACCATCTGCTGAAAAATAA
- a CDS encoding HPr family phosphocarrier protein, protein MYTAQIMLSSIEDVRNFVNLTNQCDFDINLTNEKYKIDAKSIMGVFSLDLSQPVTVEVEADKAEAFMEKLKVFQPKAK, encoded by the coding sequence ATGTACACTGCACAAATTATGCTTTCCAGCATTGAGGATGTACGCAATTTTGTAAACCTGACCAACCAGTGTGATTTTGACATTAATCTGACCAATGAAAAATACAAGATTGATGCAAAATCCATTATGGGCGTTTTTAGCCTGGATTTGAGCCAGCCGGTAACAGTTGAGGTAGAAGCGGACAAAGCAGAAGCCTTTATGGAAAAGCTGAAAGTATTCCAGCCGAAAGCAAAATAA
- the mtaB gene encoding tRNA (N(6)-L-threonylcarbamoyladenosine(37)-C(2))-methylthiotransferase MtaB → MKVSAITLGCKVNQYETQAMLKQLEHAGFTLCDGAADVVLINSCTVTAQSDHKVRQTLHRARRENPTAILVLTGCMPQAFPEQAASLSDADIVLGNSNRASLAQHILNYLSTHQRIVDIEPHGQKFEEMQVTDFYERTRAFVKIEDGCNRFCSYCIIPYARGRVRSKPLADLRAELETLGQHGYKEVVLTGINLPAYGQDLGLTLCDAVEAACAVPGIQRVRLGSLEPEQLSPEVIERLAAQKKLCPQFHLSLQSGCTETLKRMNRHYTADEYRTIIHNLRATFDNAAMTTDIMVGFAGETEEEFQASLRFAKEIAFAKVHVFAYSRRPGTRAADFPGQMTNAEKERRSHLMTAAAEETRQAFLKDQIGKIEPVLFEQRREAGVFEGYTPNYTPVLTATGEDLSGQILSVKITDVIGDCCKGILCSE, encoded by the coding sequence ATGAAAGTTTCAGCCATAACGCTCGGCTGTAAAGTCAATCAATATGAAACGCAGGCCATGCTTAAGCAACTGGAGCATGCCGGTTTTACGCTCTGCGACGGTGCAGCAGATGTTGTACTGATTAACTCCTGCACTGTAACCGCACAAAGCGACCATAAAGTTCGCCAAACGCTGCACCGTGCCCGCCGTGAGAATCCGACCGCCATACTTGTCCTTACAGGTTGTATGCCGCAGGCTTTTCCGGAGCAGGCCGCTTCCCTTTCTGACGCAGATATCGTATTAGGCAACTCCAACCGTGCATCACTTGCCCAGCATATTTTAAACTACCTTTCCACGCATCAACGGATTGTTGACATCGAACCGCACGGTCAGAAGTTTGAGGAAATGCAGGTCACGGATTTCTATGAACGTACACGCGCCTTTGTAAAAATAGAGGACGGCTGCAACCGCTTTTGTTCCTATTGCATCATTCCCTACGCACGCGGGCGTGTTCGTTCTAAACCTTTGGCAGACCTGCGTGCAGAGCTGGAAACGCTGGGACAGCACGGCTACAAAGAAGTTGTACTAACCGGCATTAATTTGCCCGCATACGGTCAGGACTTGGGGTTAACACTGTGTGATGCAGTGGAAGCCGCCTGTGCGGTTCCCGGTATTCAGCGTGTCCGACTTGGTTCATTGGAGCCGGAACAGCTTTCACCGGAAGTAATTGAACGGCTGGCGGCACAAAAAAAGTTGTGCCCACAATTTCATCTTTCGCTGCAAAGCGGCTGCACCGAAACACTGAAGCGCATGAACCGCCACTATACAGCGGACGAATACCGTACAATTATACACAATCTGCGTGCTACCTTTGACAATGCTGCAATGACCACGGACATTATGGTCGGTTTTGCCGGTGAAACGGAAGAGGAATTTCAGGCAAGCCTGCGCTTTGCAAAAGAAATCGCTTTTGCAAAAGTACACGTTTTTGCTTACTCCCGCCGTCCCGGTACTCGTGCTGCAGACTTCCCCGGTCAAATGACCAATGCCGAAAAAGAACGCCGCAGTCATTTAATGACTGCGGCGGCAGAAGAAACTCGTCAGGCATTTCTGAAAGATCAGATTGGCAAAATTGAACCGGTACTGTTTGAGCAGCGGCGGGAAGCCGGTGTTTTTGAAGGGTACACACCAAACTACACGCCCGTTCTCACTGCAACCGGAGAAGATCTTTCCGGTCAAATTCTTTCGGTAAAAATCACGGATGTAATTGGCGACTGCTGCAAGGGAATTCTTTGCAGCGAATAA
- a CDS encoding glycoside hydrolase family 10 protein, with translation MVISFFHKHRQIVAVMMLAAVVLITMAVNRLDSGEKPVATVQTAISGQTAVNAAASTSGAPAQSVPATTAAAAAKNEMRAVWVPYMTLDRSAQSDKSEAAFISMFTQIVQNAKAKGMNTLIVHVRAFGDALYPSKYYPWSNLTGNTQGVNPGYDPLKDMVDITHKAGLQFHAWVNPLRIQLENTPSILAQNNPWNTFHNDSAKSNWAVSYKNGKYLDPGWDGVRRYIADSVAEIVKNYAVDGVQFDDYFYPDEGADFDKASYGAYCTGKKDGEVLSLADWRCANINDLISRTYRAVKENRAAAVFGVSPQGNLSNDRKIGADAAAWCQAQGYVDYVCPQLYYNYDNPVLPYDKAVQTWKSLVTAKNVKLYFGLGVYKTDTDVDSGSWKNSVDIIARQIQTGRAQKCDGFMFYAYDDMMSQNRQQEIQNVVKLFQ, from the coding sequence ATGGTCATTTCATTTTTTCACAAACATCGGCAGATTGTTGCTGTGATGATGTTGGCTGCAGTGGTGCTGATTACAATGGCGGTCAATCGGCTGGATAGTGGGGAAAAGCCTGTGGCGACAGTGCAAACTGCAATTTCCGGGCAGACTGCAGTCAACGCCGCAGCAAGCACATCCGGGGCACCGGCACAGTCCGTACCGGCGACGACTGCGGCAGCAGCCGCCAAAAATGAAATGCGGGCGGTTTGGGTACCGTACATGACACTAGACAGAAGCGCGCAGTCCGACAAAAGCGAAGCGGCTTTCATCAGTATGTTTACGCAAATTGTGCAAAATGCAAAAGCAAAGGGGATGAACACTTTAATTGTTCATGTGCGTGCATTTGGAGATGCGTTATATCCCTCCAAATACTACCCGTGGTCAAACCTTACCGGAAATACGCAGGGCGTAAATCCGGGTTATGATCCATTGAAAGATATGGTAGACATTACGCATAAAGCAGGGTTGCAGTTTCACGCGTGGGTAAATCCCCTGCGGATTCAGCTGGAAAATACACCGTCTATTTTGGCACAAAACAACCCGTGGAATACCTTTCACAATGATTCTGCAAAATCGAACTGGGCGGTTTCCTATAAAAACGGAAAATACCTGGATCCAGGCTGGGACGGTGTGCGGCGGTACATAGCAGACAGTGTCGCAGAAATTGTGAAAAATTATGCAGTGGATGGTGTACAGTTTGATGATTACTTTTATCCAGATGAAGGAGCGGACTTTGATAAAGCTTCTTACGGGGCTTATTGCACCGGTAAAAAAGATGGAGAGGTATTGAGCCTAGCCGACTGGCGCTGTGCCAACATCAATGACTTGATTTCGCGCACTTATCGGGCAGTAAAGGAGAACCGAGCCGCCGCGGTGTTCGGTGTTTCACCGCAGGGAAATTTAAGTAATGACAGAAAAATCGGTGCGGATGCCGCCGCGTGGTGCCAGGCACAGGGCTACGTGGATTATGTGTGCCCACAGCTTTACTACAACTACGATAACCCTGTACTGCCTTATGACAAGGCAGTACAGACCTGGAAAAGCCTTGTAACCGCCAAAAACGTGAAGCTGTACTTTGGCTTAGGTGTTTACAAAACAGATACGGATGTGGACAGCGGTTCTTGGAAAAACAGCGTAGACATTATTGCAAGGCAGATACAGACCGGCCGCGCCCAGAAGTGCGATGGCTTTATGTTCTACGCCTATGATGATATGATGTCCCAGAACCGGCAGCAGGAAATACAAAACGTAGTAAAGTTGTTCCAGTAA
- a CDS encoding DUF1294 domain-containing protein, producing MSVFQKFLLIYFCVISMTAVIVTIHDKRAAIRHRRRVPERTLLLLSTLGGSAAMYLTMQCIRHKTKHAKFMVRIPVIILLQVLLGLLWYFHFV from the coding sequence ATGTCAGTGTTTCAGAAATTTTTACTTATTTACTTCTGCGTAATCAGCATGACAGCTGTTATAGTTACTATACATGACAAACGCGCAGCCATCCGGCACCGCCGCCGTGTGCCGGAGCGAACACTACTGTTGCTTTCTACTTTAGGCGGCAGTGCCGCCATGTACTTGACTATGCAGTGCATCCGGCACAAAACGAAACACGCGAAATTTATGGTCAGAATTCCGGTCATTATACTTTTGCAAGTGCTGCTTGGTCTGCTTTGGTATTTTCACTTCGTTTAA